A region of Vibrio casei DNA encodes the following proteins:
- a CDS encoding LrgB family protein, whose product MEVWGQYGVGLFCLVMTLIFYYFSKYFYRRKQNILLMPLFLAPVLLIIMVVAFKIPYNSYMEDSHWLMWMLGPATVAFSIPVYDNRDLIRRHWLSMVVGVSTSVIVAVTSTVMLARLFDLSEMLQRSLAMRSITTPFAVEASKLIGGQIDLTALFVVITGVIGMVVGESILTVLSIRSRLGKGVSLGASAHGAGTAKAFQFGNTEGVIASIAMMIAGMVTVLVAPLVGHIFW is encoded by the coding sequence ATGGAGGTATGGGGGCAATACGGAGTCGGTCTTTTTTGTTTGGTTATGACACTGATATTTTATTATTTCAGCAAGTATTTTTACCGACGCAAGCAAAATATTTTGTTGATGCCATTATTTCTCGCTCCGGTTTTATTAATCATTATGGTGGTAGCGTTCAAAATTCCTTACAACTCATACATGGAAGATTCTCATTGGCTGATGTGGATGCTAGGCCCGGCAACGGTGGCATTTTCTATACCGGTGTATGATAACCGTGATCTGATCCGACGACACTGGTTATCTATGGTGGTTGGCGTATCCACCTCAGTCATCGTGGCTGTCACAAGTACAGTGATGCTAGCTCGGTTATTTGATTTATCTGAAATGCTTCAACGAAGTTTAGCTATGCGTTCAATAACAACCCCTTTTGCTGTTGAAGCATCCAAATTAATTGGAGGGCAAATCGACTTAACCGCATTATTCGTGGTAATTACTGGAGTCATAGGTATGGTAGTGGGAGAGTCTATATTGACGGTATTGTCTATTCGCTCTCGACTGGGTAAAGGAGTGAGTTTGGGAGCATCAGCCCATGGAGCTGGCACTGCGAAAGCATTTCAGTTTGGTAACACTGAGGGAGTCATTGCTAGCATAGCAATGATGATAGCAGGAATGGTGACAGTATTGGTTGCCCCATTAGTTGGCCATATTTTTTGGTAG